In the genome of Pseudomonadota bacterium, one region contains:
- a CDS encoding ABC transporter ATP-binding protein, whose amino-acid sequence MTESDSNKISGYGAGGVDTVFSVDEVARKAAEIAETIDVAELDALANNAPFLHISDLHAGYGQMEILHGIDLRVGRAQSLCLIGPNGAGKSTVLHAIFGFNNVFSGNIKLGDAGSEMDVTRLSPNQKLAKAGIAYILQDKSIFPGMTVEENLWMGGFLKDQPAQAKQAAETVFDRYPRLAARRKHLAKVLSGGERRLLEISRALVMNPSVLLVDEPSIGLEPRFIDMVFEILDDLQNKEGKTIVMVEQNAKKGLEFADIGYVMVSGQIAIAGKGTDLLANPKVGELFLGG is encoded by the coding sequence ATGACCGAATCCGACAGCAACAAGATCAGCGGCTACGGCGCCGGCGGCGTCGACACGGTCTTCTCGGTCGACGAAGTCGCGCGCAAGGCGGCGGAGATTGCCGAGACCATCGACGTTGCCGAGCTCGACGCACTGGCCAACAACGCGCCCTTCCTGCACATCAGCGACCTGCACGCGGGCTACGGCCAGATGGAAATCCTGCACGGCATCGACCTGCGCGTCGGGCGCGCGCAATCGCTCTGCCTGATTGGCCCGAACGGCGCCGGCAAGTCCACCGTGCTGCACGCCATCTTCGGCTTCAACAACGTCTTCTCGGGCAACATCAAGCTCGGCGATGCAGGCAGCGAGATGGACGTGACCCGCCTGAGCCCGAACCAGAAACTGGCGAAGGCCGGCATCGCCTACATCCTGCAGGACAAGTCCATCTTCCCCGGCATGACAGTCGAGGAAAACCTCTGGATGGGCGGTTTCCTGAAAGACCAGCCTGCCCAGGCGAAACAGGCGGCCGAAACGGTGTTCGACCGCTACCCGCGCCTCGCCGCGCGCCGCAAGCACCTGGCGAAAGTGCTCTCGGGGGGTGAGCGGCGTTTGCTCGAGATCTCGCGTGCGCTGGTCATGAACCCGTCCGTGTTGCTGGTCGACGAGCCCTCGATCGGGCTCGAGCCGCGTTTCATCGACATGGTGTTCGAGATCCTCGACGACCTGCAGAACAAGGAAGGCAAGACCATCGTCATGGTCGAACAGAACGCCAAGAAAGGGCTGGAGTTCGCCGACATCGGCTACGTCATGGTGTCGGGCCAAATCGCCATCGCCGGCAAGGGCACCGACCTCCTCGCCAACCCCAAGGTCGGCGAACTCTTTCTCGGCGGCTGA
- a CDS encoding RluA family pseudouridine synthase: MKDRPLCDPDTASPLACVSPWARTPHPMARAEAEALLAEVDRLGPGDWVGLYGVLLAQSADGPRVLRAGPPAATQALGLPPLSLPATLPCLDGSTVARSAVFPRGEPSDLDRALTARLFAHALQRGWQPLASTEIWCDAPSADGLRHHGRCYPASRGRCRPLVRAMLGETVFRAMEAAADEGGGCVDIRAVFEDDHVIVVDKPAGMLSVPGLTTAADVQSTLQQTIGPRVRAAHRLDQATSGLLVLAKTPGALRFLQRQFAERRVVKCYEAVLDGELAAPGGEVTLPLALDPLNRPRQCVCIESGKAAVTRWERLSVSGGTTRVAFHPETGRTHQLRVHAAHRQGLGAPIVGDALYGHPAERLCLHARRLTVPRLHDSAPLVLEAAVPF, from the coding sequence GTGAAGGACCGGCCGCTGTGCGACCCTGATACTGCATCACCGCTGGCGTGTGTGTCGCCCTGGGCGCGCACGCCGCACCCGATGGCGCGCGCCGAGGCCGAGGCCTTGCTCGCCGAGGTTGACCGGCTCGGCCCCGGCGATTGGGTGGGGCTCTACGGTGTGCTGCTGGCGCAGAGTGCCGATGGCCCACGCGTGCTGCGTGCGGGGCCGCCCGCGGCGACGCAGGCGCTTGGACTCCCGCCCCTGAGCTTGCCGGCCACGCTGCCGTGCCTCGACGGCAGCACGGTGGCGCGCTCGGCCGTGTTTCCGCGCGGTGAGCCGAGCGACCTCGACCGTGCCCTGACAGCGCGGCTGTTCGCGCATGCCCTGCAGCGTGGCTGGCAGCCGCTCGCGAGCACCGAAATCTGGTGTGACGCACCCTCGGCCGACGGCCTGCGCCACCATGGCCGCTGCTACCCGGCCAGCCGTGGCCGATGCCGCCCGTTGGTGCGTGCGATGCTGGGAGAGACGGTGTTCCGTGCGATGGAGGCCGCGGCCGACGAAGGCGGGGGCTGCGTCGATATTCGCGCCGTGTTTGAAGACGATCACGTGATTGTGGTCGACAAACCCGCGGGCATGTTGTCGGTGCCGGGCTTGACGACAGCCGCCGATGTGCAGAGCACGCTGCAGCAGACCATCGGGCCGCGGGTCAGGGCGGCGCACCGCCTCGATCAGGCGACAAGTGGCCTGCTGGTCCTGGCCAAGACGCCGGGCGCGCTCCGCTTTCTGCAGCGCCAGTTTGCCGAGCGTCGTGTGGTCAAGTGTTACGAGGCGGTGCTCGACGGCGAACTCGCAGCGCCGGGCGGTGAGGTGACGCTGCCGCTCGCGCTCGACCCGCTCAACCGGCCCCGTCAATGCGTCTGCATCGAGAGCGGCAAGGCGGCGGTGACGCGCTGGGAACGGCTGTCGGTGTCAGGCGGCACCACCCGCGTCGCCTTTCACCCCGAGACAGGGCGCACCCACCAGTTGCGGGTACACGCGGCGCACCGGCAGGGGCTTGGCGCGCCGATCGTCGGCGACGCGCTCTACGGCCACCCGGCCGAGCGCCTGTGCCTGCACGCGCGGCGACTGACAGTGCCGAGATTGCACGACTCGGCGCCGTTGGTGCTGGAGGCTGCGGTGCCGTTCTGA
- a CDS encoding ABC transporter ATP-binding protein, which yields MSAIIEVSGVSKSFGGVVANKDVSVAVERGGITGLIGPNGSGKTTLFNSIVGYHPIDGGSITFEGQEISQLNVQEIARLGLLRTFQQTRIYGAMDCVQNMLISVPHRKMAFAEAFQKHSAAEHKRAEELLAFVGLYEKRKLRAGSLSFGQQKLLEFAMALMNEPACLLLDEPTAGINPTLINGLIDRLVRANKEFGITLFIIEHNMRVIMNMADTVYCLAHGELLASGTPNDVQNDPRVIDAYLGAH from the coding sequence ATGAGCGCCATCATCGAGGTGAGCGGCGTCAGCAAGTCCTTCGGTGGCGTGGTCGCCAACAAGGACGTCTCGGTCGCCGTCGAGCGCGGCGGCATCACCGGCCTGATCGGCCCGAACGGCTCGGGCAAGACCACGCTGTTCAATTCGATCGTCGGCTACCACCCGATCGACGGTGGCAGCATCACCTTCGAAGGGCAGGAGATCTCGCAGCTCAACGTGCAGGAGATCGCCCGCCTCGGGCTGCTGCGCACCTTCCAGCAAACCCGCATTTACGGCGCGATGGACTGCGTGCAGAACATGCTGATTTCGGTGCCCCACCGCAAGATGGCCTTTGCCGAAGCCTTCCAGAAGCACTCCGCCGCCGAGCACAAACGCGCCGAGGAGTTGCTTGCCTTCGTCGGCCTCTACGAGAAGCGCAAGCTGCGCGCCGGCTCGCTCTCCTTCGGCCAGCAGAAGCTGCTCGAATTCGCGATGGCCCTGATGAACGAACCCGCCTGCCTGTTGCTCGACGAACCCACCGCCGGGATCAACCCCACGCTGATCAACGGCCTGATCGACCGCCTGGTGCGCGCGAACAAGGAGTTCGGCATCACGCTGTTCATCATCGAGCACAACATGCGCGTGATCATGAACATGGCGGACACGGTCTACTGTCTGGCCCACGGCGAACTGCTCGCCTCCGGCACGCCCAACGACGTGCAGAACGACCCGCGCGTGATCGACGCCTACCTCGGAGCGCACTGA
- a CDS encoding DUF4440 domain-containing protein: MAEFDEVWALERRMWLEGRSFYKTVLADDAVYAFPPPMGIFKGNAFVDQMGEIGPCSDVAMGEQHTLALGEHAVLVYRGEGTGHDGSTRVANCVSAYRRTDNGWQLCAHQQTPLDG, translated from the coding sequence ATGGCCGAGTTTGACGAGGTGTGGGCGCTGGAACGCCGGATGTGGCTCGAAGGGCGCTCGTTTTACAAGACGGTGCTGGCCGACGACGCGGTGTACGCCTTTCCGCCGCCGATGGGCATATTCAAAGGCAATGCGTTCGTCGATCAGATGGGTGAGATCGGCCCGTGCAGCGACGTCGCCATGGGCGAGCAACACACGCTCGCACTCGGCGAGCACGCGGTCCTGGTGTACCGCGGTGAGGGCACTGGCCACGATGGCAGCACCCGCGTGGCCAACTGTGTCTCGGCCTACCGCCGCACCGACAATGGCTGGCAACTCTGTGCGCACCAACAGACACCGCTCGACGGTTGA